One Panicum virgatum strain AP13 chromosome 9K, P.virgatum_v5, whole genome shotgun sequence genomic region harbors:
- the LOC120650178 gene encoding E3 ubiquitin ligase PQT3-like, which yields MGVVYYQYKSEKDIYSMQVPHAFISVSELKQLIKTSDKHGRGRTRGRPTEDIIISNAQTGEEYTDERALVLQNTTVLVRRICIPGQLSEKIVLSPMREVTEGCSAPSSKSVVTDSNSKSYSSVGVQDEDAAIAAVIDAAEVKLEQHPSKRGHGSGGRKYGHGPLEGETPPPGYVCRSCGVPGHFIQHCPRESKTPPPGYICYRCQIPGHFIHHCTTIGDPKFDHNKMNRCLAPVVTVSPVNGILEELVPAAPVSAVGDLPAELHCRLCKKVMIDAVLTSKCCFDSFCDKCIRDYIIMESKCFCGIKALADDLIPNHTLRSTISNMLGTRASSGGSGTTKHRSSSGSNLDSRLQSHIPSATSERKMKQSTNLQLSAAFAPDDGLEVATKGDLVNQPLDKSASNVDTLSKYEGSSAEVSVEKAVASSEVLKVKDGSGSTSKVTTVSGALEHNATRTNQQKKKRKKADSAKNVQPNNVDYGYNVPFDPAYYNPFVSGYPWVPEPYMYSSMGMPYGGYPMDPYGVNCFNGMPPQALAMQGYPASYQRPGTQPMHYQGSEAVATRPRHDERPKDSSFKPQSSECNRQLGSSHGLESRNRARSGSERQHHVRSDRVSDDHDESHSSRKRMRHPSPVYGDKQSRQASRHGSRSREDSSDDECNFKRSWGRRSSVGVEIRH from the exons ATGGGTGTTGTGTATTACCAATATAAGAGTGAAAAGGATATCTATTCTATGCAAGTGCCCCATGCTTTTATCTCTGTCTCTGAGCTTAAGCAGCTTATCAAGACGAGTGATAAGCACGGTCGTGGGCGAACCCGCGGCCGTCCCACTGAGGATATTATCATCTCCAACGCCCAGACTGGCGAAG AATATACAGATGAAAGAGCATTGGTACTACAAAACACAACTGTGCTGGTGCGCAGAATTTGCATTCCTGGACAGCTATCAGAGAAAATTGTCTTGTCCCCTAT GAGGGAAGTCACAGAAGGATGTTCTGCACCTTCAAGCAAGTCAGTGGTTACTGATTCAAACTCAAAATCATATTCCTCTGTAGGAGTGCAAGATGAAGATGCTGCAATTGCAGCAGTGATAGATGCAGCTGAAGTGAAATT GGAGCAGCACCCGTCTAAAAGAGGGCACGGCAGTGGAGGACGCAAATATG GTCATGGACCATTGGAAGGGGAGACACCTCCACCAGGCTATGTCTGCCGCTCTTGTGGCGTTCCAGGCCATTTCATTCAACACTGCCCACGGGAAAGCAAGACGCCTCCACCTGGATACATCTGCTACAGATGCCAAATCCCAGGGCATTTTATTCACCATTGCACGACCATTGGTGATCCCAAATTTGACCATAATAAAATGAATCGGTGTCTTGCCCCAGTAGTAACAGTAAGTCCTGTCAATGGCATTCTGGAAGAACTTGTCCCAGCTGCACCAGTGAGTGCTGTTGGTGACTTGCCAGCAGAGCTCCACTGCCGACTGTGTAAAAAAGTGATGATAGATGCAGTGTTGACAAGCAAGTGCTGTTTTGACAGTTTTTGTGATAAAT GCATTCGGGATTACATTATTATGGAATCAAAGTGCTTTTGTGGAATCAAGGCACTAGCAGATGACCTGATTCCCAATCACACACTTCGGAGCACAATCAGCAATATGTTGGGAACACGGGCTAGTAGCGGTGGAAGTGGTACAACTAAGCACAGAAGTTCGTCAGGAAGCAACCTTGATTCCAGATTACAGAGCCATATCCCTTCTGCTACCTCAGAAAGGAAGATGAAGCAATCAACAAACCTCCAGCTATCAGCAGCATTTGCACCTGATGATGGACTCGAGGTTGCCACAAAAGGTGATCTAGTGAATCAGCCTCTAGATAAATCAGCATCTAATGTTGATACCCTGAGCAAATATGAAGGCAGTTCTGCAGAAGTGTCAGTAGAAAAGGCTGTAGCAAGTTCTGAAGTCCTCAAAGTAAAAGATGGAAGTGGGTCGACATCAAAGGTCACTACTGTTTCAGGGGCCCTAGAACACAATGCCACTAGGACAAATCAACAAAAGAAGAAGCGGAAGAAGGCAGATTCAGCTAAAAACGTTCAACCTAACAATGTTGACTACGGTTACAATGTTCCATTTGACCCTGCATATTATAACCCTTTTGTCAGTGGGTATCCTTGGGTACCTGAACCTTACATGTACAGCTCTATGGGGATGCCTTATGGTGGTTATCCAATGGACCCATATGGTGTTAATTGCTTCAATGGCATGCCACCGCAGGCTCTTGCCATGCAAGGCTATCCAGCAAGTTATCAAAG GCCTGGAACTCAGCCCATGCATTACCAGGGCAGTGAAGCTGTTGCAACACGTCCAAGGCATGATGAGAGACCTAAGGACAGTAGTTTTAAGCCCCAATCATCAGAGTGCAACCGCCAACTGGGATCTTCTCATGGATTAGAATCAAGGAACAGAGCAAGGTCAGGCTCCGAGAGACAGCACCATGTGCGTTCTGACAGGGTCTCCGATGACCACGATGAGAGCCACTCGAGTAGGAAGAGAATGCGCCATCCTTCTCCAGTGTATGGCGACAAGCAGAGCCGCCAGGCATCGAGGCACGGTTCCAGGAGTCGTGAGGATTCAAGCGACGATGAATGCAACTTCAAGAGGAGTTGGGGCCGCAGATCATCAGTCGGTGTGGAGATAAGGCACTGA
- the LOC120650179 gene encoding uncharacterized protein LOC120650179 translates to MATLQLNHIARETSDVARLAAFYEAVLGFERVPSPAYSGFQVTWLRLPGSPDVALHLIERDPTAAPVAVGPGAEGAPPSQLPRRHHLAFSVADYDGFVTGLKAHGTELFEKTQPDGRTRQVFFFDPDGNGLEVTSSAAGSAAGSDK, encoded by the exons atGGCGACGCTGCAGCTCAACCACATCGCGCGGGAGACCTCCGACGTGGCCCGCCTCGCGGCCTTCTACGAGGCCGTGCTGGGGTTCGAGCGCGTGCCGTCCCCGGCCTACTCGGGCTTCCAGGTCACCTGGCTCCGCCTCCCGGGCTCCCCCGACGTCGCGCTCCACCTCATCGAGCGGGACCCGACCGCGGCCCCCGTCGCGGTGGGGCCCGGCGCcgagggcgcgccgccgtcgcagctGCCCCGGCGCCACCACCTCGCCTTCTCCGTCGCCGACTACGACGGGTTCGTGACCGGGCTCAAGGCGCACGGGACCGAGCTGTTCGAGAAGACGCAGCCCGACGGCCGCACGCGCCAGGTCTTCTTCTTCGACCCCGACG GCAATGGCCTAGAAGTTACTAGCTCAGCTGCAGGCTCAGCTGCAGGCAGTGATAAGTAA
- the LOC120650180 gene encoding ferredoxin C 1, chloroplastic-like, whose translation MAAAASASLLRLATPIRSPRPGLPRRPAAARPRGARLGLAPPRAYKVTIEHGGESRVVEVEADETILSRALDEGLDVPHDCKLGVCMTCPARLVAGEVDQSDGMLSDDVVAQGYALLCAAYPRSDCTIRVIPEDELLRVQLATADD comes from the coding sequence ATGGCCGCGGCGGCTTCAGCCTCGCTGCTCCGCCTCGCCACCCCGATCCGCTCCCCGCGCcccggcctccctcgccgccccgccgccgcccggccgcgggGCGCGCGCCTGggcctggcgccgccgcgggcgtacAAGGTGACGATCGAGCACGGCGGCGAGTCCcgcgtggtggaggtggaggcggacgAGACCATCCTGTCCCGCGCGCTGGACGAGGGCCTCGACGTGCCGCACGACTGCAAGCTCGGCGTGTGCATGACGTGCCCGGCGCGGCTGGTCGCCGGGGAGGTGGACCAGAGCGACGGCATGCTCAGCGACGACGTCGTCGCGCAGGGCTACGCGCTGCTTTGCGCCGCGTACCCGCGCTCCGACTGCACCATCCGCGTCATCCCCGAGGACGAGCTGCTCCGGGtgcagctcgccaccgccgacgactga
- the LOC120650181 gene encoding cytochrome P450 87A3-like: MAMAMDHLAAVLVALALATLLLRLVLGWRRGGGACEPRLPPGSRGLPLVGETLEFFTASPTLELLPFFKRRLERYGPIFRTSLVGDDLVVSLDPEFSARVLQQEERAFQIWYPSSFMRVFGADNVITALGPLHRHIRALMLRLFGPESLRLALLRDVQRRARAELRSWLAQPDVEVRTATSRMIIGVTAKKLISHDDAASQGSLRKCFDACTRGLLSFPLCVPGTAFYQCMQGRKKVMKMLKQQLGERRNAAEREAVDFFDVVIDEMDRPGSEMSESIALDLLFLMLFASHETTSIGLTAILKFLTDNPKALQELAEEHESIQRRRADPDSEVTWEEYKSMEFTSHVIHEALRLANIAPVVFRKAKQDVQIKGYTIPQGSKIMICPSAAHMNPKVYEDPSVFNPWRWKGTPEPVGGSKDFMAFGGGVRLCVGADFAKLQMSIFLHCLLTKYRWKVISGGTMVFYPGLRFPDGFHIHLLPKD, encoded by the exons atggccatggccatggatCACCTCGCTGCTGTGCTTGTGGCTTTAGCGCTAGCAACCTTGCTGCTCCGCTTGGTCTTGGgatggaggaggggcggcggggcgtGCGAGCCAAGGCTGCCGCCGGGATCGAGGGGCCTGCCGCTCGTTGGGGAGACGCTCGAGTTCTTCACGGCGTCCCCGACCCTGGAGCTGCTGCCCTTCTTCAAGCGACGGTTGGAGAG GTACGGGCCCATCTTCCGGACGAGCCTCGTCGGCGACGACCTGGTCGTGTCCCTGGACCCGGAGTTCAGCGCGCGCGTGCTGCAGCAGGAGGAGCGCGCCTTCCAGATCTGGTACCCGTCCTCCTTCATGCGCGTCTTCGGCGCCGACAACGTCATCACCGCGCTGGGCCCGCTCCACCGCCACATCCGGGCCCTCATGCTCCGCCTCTTCGGCCCCGAGAGCCTCCGCCTGGCCCTGCTCCGCGACGtgcagcggcgcgcgcgcgccgagcTGCGCTCCTGGCTCGCCCAGCCGGACGTCGAGGTCAGGACGGCCACCTCCAGG ATGATAATTGGCGTCACGGCGAAGAAGCTGATCAGCCACGACGACGCGGCGTCGCAGGGAAGCCTGAGGAAGTGCTTCGACGCGTGCACCAGGGGCCTCCTGTCCTTCCCGCTCTGCGTTCCCGGCACAGCCTTCTACCAGTGCATGCAG GGACGCAAGAAGGTTATGAAGATGCTGAAGCAGCAGCTCGGTGAGCGCAGGAACGCGGCAGAGCGCGAGGCGGTGGACTTCTTCGACGTTGTGATCGACGAGATGGACAGGCCGGGCTCTGAAATGAGCGAGAGCATCGCGCTGGATCTGCTCTTCTTGATGCTCTTCGCTAGCCACGAGACCACATCGATTGGGCTGACCGCCATCCTCAAGTTTCTCACGGACAACCCCAAAGCCCTGCAGGAACTAGCA GAGGAGCACGAAAGCATCCAGAGAAGAAGGGCGGATCCGGATTCTGAAGTCACCTGGGAGGAGTACAAGTCCATGGAATTCACATCTCAT GTCATACATGAAGCTCTTAGGCTGGCAAATATCGCTCCGGTAGTGTTCCGAAAAGCAAAACAGGATGTGCAGATAaagg GTTACACTATACCACAAGGATCAAAGATCATGATCTGTCCATCTGCAGCTCACATGAATCCCAAGGTTTACGAGGATCCTTCAGTATTCAATCCGTGGAGATGGAAG GGTACTCCTGAGCCTGTTGGAGGCTCCAAGGATTTCATGGCCTTTGGAGGCGGTGTGCGGCTATGTGTGGGTGCAGACTTTGCCAAGCTGCAAATGTCTATCTTCCTCCACTGCTTACTCACCAAGTACAG ATGGAAAGTCATCAGTGGAGGTACCATGGTGTTCTACCCAGGGCTGCGATTTCCAGACGGCTTTCACATCCATCTTCTTCCAAAAGATTAA